One Bacillota bacterium DNA segment encodes these proteins:
- a CDS encoding SpoIIE family protein phosphatase produces the protein MSLFIEVSQFSLCKYGEELSGDSVHVARTPDSTIVAMADGLGSGVKANILSTLTTRIAVTMLKGGADLSDVVETMGNTLPICQVRKIAYSTFTIIQILNTGQAYLAEFDNPPTFILREGSLMMLDFEEREISGKKIRESEFRVLEGDVIVVVSDGVIHAGVGGVMNLGWQWQNVGQYLQEIYREGMSAGAISERLCRVSQHLYGGCPGDDATGVVLKVRRPRSVTVLVGPPKDKKDDPVVTRELFSEQGKRVICGGTTSLLVAREIGKTLQVDMKAISPDLPPPGSLDGVDLVTEGIITLSKVVEIIQNAENAPRTRRNAAEELAAILLESDSIKFLVGTAINRAHQNPSLPPGLALKMQVVYRLARLLEERGKQVKLKFY, from the coding sequence ATGAGTCTATTCATCGAGGTATCCCAATTTAGCCTTTGCAAATATGGAGAAGAGCTATCAGGGGACAGCGTCCATGTAGCCCGGACTCCTGACTCTACCATCGTTGCCATGGCTGACGGGCTGGGGAGTGGGGTCAAGGCGAATATTCTTTCTACGCTCACGACCAGGATCGCGGTGACAATGCTGAAGGGAGGGGCAGATCTGAGTGATGTGGTAGAGACCATGGGGAACACGCTTCCCATATGCCAGGTAAGAAAGATCGCCTACTCCACATTTACGATAATCCAGATATTGAATACCGGGCAGGCATACCTGGCGGAATTTGATAACCCCCCAACCTTCATCCTCAGAGAAGGGAGTCTCATGATGCTTGATTTCGAGGAACGGGAAATCTCCGGAAAAAAGATAAGAGAATCCGAGTTCCGGGTCCTCGAGGGAGATGTCATTGTGGTGGTGAGTGACGGAGTGATTCATGCGGGAGTTGGAGGAGTGATGAATCTAGGCTGGCAGTGGCAAAATGTAGGTCAATATCTTCAGGAAATCTACCGCGAGGGTATGAGCGCAGGGGCGATATCTGAGCGACTCTGCAGGGTTTCGCAGCATCTTTATGGAGGATGCCCGGGGGATGATGCCACCGGGGTCGTCTTGAAAGTTCGGAGGCCTCGCTCTGTTACTGTTCTGGTCGGCCCTCCAAAAGACAAGAAAGATGATCCAGTCGTCACTCGAGAGCTTTTTTCTGAGCAAGGTAAAAGGGTCATCTGCGGCGGCACCACGAGTCTCTTGGTAGCGCGGGAAATCGGGAAGACATTGCAGGTCGACATGAAGGCGATATCTCCAGATCTGCCGCCTCCTGGTAGCTTGGACGGTGTAGATCTGGTCACAGAAGGGATAATTACGCTCTCCAAGGTGGTTGAGATCATCCAAAATGCAGAAAATGCGCCTCGTACAAGGCGAAATGCTGCGGAGGAATTGGCAGCCATCCTGTTGGAAAGCGATAGCATCAAATTCCTGGTCGGAACGGCAATAAACCGGGCACATCAGAATCCCAGCCTTCCTCCAGGTTTGGCTCTTAAAATGCAGGTAGTCTACAGGCTGGCAAGATTGCTGGAAGAACGTGGGAAGCAAGTAAAGCTCAAGTTTTACTGA
- a CDS encoding cytidine deaminase, with protein MDDKSNGDATVRLPGDTRPSWDEYFMEVAHVVSKRSTCLRRHVGAIAVKDRRILATGYNGAPSGTPHCAEVGCLRAQMDVPSGERHELCRGLHAEQNVIIQAAFHGISINGATIYVTTQPCSLCAKMLVNAGIKLVIFQGDYPDPLAMKILTEGGVKVVRFNAG; from the coding sequence ATGGATGATAAGTCCAATGGTGACGCCACGGTAAGACTACCGGGAGACACAAGACCATCATGGGATGAGTATTTCATGGAGGTCGCCCATGTAGTGTCGAAGAGATCCACGTGCCTTCGCAGACACGTGGGTGCGATCGCCGTTAAGGATCGTCGCATCCTTGCCACCGGTTACAATGGAGCTCCTTCTGGCACACCGCATTGCGCAGAAGTGGGGTGCCTCAGAGCCCAGATGGATGTGCCATCAGGGGAAAGGCATGAACTATGCAGAGGTCTGCATGCGGAGCAAAATGTTATCATTCAAGCGGCATTTCATGGAATATCTATTAATGGGGCAACTATATATGTTACGACTCAGCCGTGCAGCTTGTGCGCGAAAATGCTGGTAAATGCCGGCATAAAGTTGGTGATCTTTCAGGGAGATTACCCCGATCCCCTTGCCATGAAGATATTGACCGAGGGCGGGGTAAAGGTTGTCCGTTTCAATGCTGGTTGA
- the nuoF gene encoding NADH-quinone oxidoreductase subunit NuoF, which translates to MRPKSDGILKGDGTFFIGSSKDLDRARESFQEDLARAQKRVLVCAGTGCMANGSELVYKEIKRICHEMGVEVKVEFDKEDGHGKTQCGVGSGQPLVDVAISGCHGFCEMGPLVRIEPGGILYMKVRPEDAQEIVKTTLVDGGVVERLLYHGADGKPYKRESEIPFYIRQKRWVLSRCGNIDPENIREYIARDGYRAAAKALIEMTPEEVIDVITASGLRGRGGAGFPTGKKWDFTRRASGDVKYVICNGDEGDPGAFMNRSVMEGDPHRILEGMIIAGYAIGASEGYIYVRAEYPLAVKRLRKAIRDAREWGFLGTNILGSKFSFDIKIREGAGAFVCGEETALLASIEGKRGMPRPKPPFPATHGLFGKPTVINNVETLSHVQSIILNGADWFRSVGSQDSPGTKTFALTGQVTNTGLIEVPMGTTLREIVFDIGGGIRGGRKFKAVQIGGPSGGCLTTEHLDLPLDFASLAKAGAMVGSGGIVVMDESTCMVEVARFFMNFTQNESCGKCVPCREGTKRMLEILEKIVAGEGTLEDLDLLEEIAWTVKYGSLCGLGKTAPNPVLTTLRHFRDEYLAHVVDRRCPAGVCQALRRFMITGKCRGCGKCKRVCPVGAISGEVRKQHEINPAICIGCGTCADACPFGAIELSK; encoded by the coding sequence ATGCGCCCGAAATCAGACGGAATATTGAAAGGTGACGGAACATTTTTCATCGGGTCAAGTAAAGACCTTGATAGGGCTAGGGAATCTTTTCAAGAAGATCTGGCAAGGGCGCAGAAGAGAGTCCTTGTTTGCGCAGGCACCGGGTGCATGGCTAACGGGTCCGAGCTTGTATACAAGGAGATCAAGAGGATCTGCCATGAGATGGGAGTCGAAGTAAAGGTCGAATTCGATAAAGAGGACGGCCATGGAAAGACCCAATGCGGAGTCGGATCTGGACAGCCGCTGGTGGATGTCGCCATCAGCGGTTGCCATGGCTTCTGCGAGATGGGCCCCCTTGTGAGAATTGAACCTGGAGGCATTCTTTATATGAAAGTCCGGCCTGAAGACGCTCAGGAGATCGTAAAAACTACTCTTGTGGATGGGGGCGTAGTTGAAAGGCTCTTGTATCATGGCGCAGACGGCAAGCCTTACAAGCGTGAAAGTGAGATTCCCTTTTATATCAGACAGAAGCGCTGGGTGCTGTCTAGATGTGGAAATATCGATCCGGAAAATATCCGGGAATATATCGCCAGAGATGGATATCGCGCTGCTGCCAAGGCTCTCATTGAAATGACCCCTGAAGAGGTGATCGATGTTATCACCGCCTCTGGGTTGAGGGGCAGAGGAGGTGCTGGATTTCCGACAGGAAAGAAGTGGGATTTCACGAGGCGTGCCTCAGGCGACGTAAAGTATGTGATCTGCAACGGTGATGAAGGTGACCCCGGGGCATTCATGAATAGAAGCGTCATGGAAGGGGATCCACACAGAATTCTGGAAGGAATGATAATCGCCGGGTATGCGATAGGCGCCAGTGAAGGATATATCTATGTCCGGGCCGAGTACCCGTTGGCGGTGAAGCGCCTGAGGAAGGCTATCAGAGATGCGAGGGAATGGGGCTTCCTCGGGACTAATATCCTGGGGAGCAAGTTTTCCTTTGATATAAAGATCCGGGAAGGCGCCGGCGCCTTCGTATGCGGCGAGGAAACCGCGCTTTTGGCTTCCATCGAGGGCAAACGCGGGATGCCCCGGCCAAAGCCGCCATTTCCTGCCACCCACGGACTTTTTGGAAAGCCGACGGTGATAAATAATGTTGAGACCTTGTCTCATGTCCAATCTATAATCTTGAACGGAGCAGACTGGTTCAGATCAGTGGGAAGCCAGGATAGCCCGGGCACAAAGACATTTGCCCTGACCGGCCAAGTCACGAACACTGGGCTAATCGAGGTGCCGATGGGGACTACCCTCAGAGAGATCGTCTTTGATATCGGTGGCGGCATACGGGGTGGCAGGAAGTTTAAGGCCGTGCAGATTGGAGGCCCGTCAGGGGGATGCCTTACCACGGAGCACCTGGATCTTCCGCTAGATTTTGCCTCCCTTGCAAAAGCAGGCGCCATGGTCGGTTCAGGCGGCATTGTGGTCATGGATGAGTCTACTTGTATGGTGGAAGTTGCGCGATTCTTCATGAACTTCACTCAGAACGAATCCTGCGGCAAGTGTGTGCCATGCAGGGAAGGGACTAAGAGGATGCTCGAGATCCTCGAGAAGATCGTAGCAGGAGAGGGCACTTTGGAAGATCTAGATCTTCTGGAAGAGATAGCATGGACTGTAAAATATGGTTCACTATGTGGTCTGGGCAAGACAGCGCCCAATCCGGTCCTCACTACTCTCCGGCATTTCCGTGATGAATATCTAGCTCATGTGGTAGATAGGCGCTGCCCGGCCGGGGTATGCCAGGCGCTTCGGAGGTTCATGATTACCGGCAAATGTCGTGGTTGCGGCAAGTGCAAGCGAGTCTGCCCAGTCGGTGCCATAAGTGGGGAAGTCCGCAAGCAGCATGAGATAAATCCCGCTATATGCATTGGATGCGGGACATGTGCTGACGCCTGTCCATTCGGTGCTATCGAGCTTTCCAAGTAA
- the nuoE gene encoding NADH-quinone oxidoreductase subunit NuoE — translation MSQVTEKSQDVLGAELEEHAGGQAGTRQRLFEKVNEILSKYDREPSALISILQEVQAEYRYLPEEIMTYIATALGIPPSKVFGVATFYAQFSLEPQGRYVIRMCDGTACHVRGSSKVLQAVRKKLGLSGKETTTSDMQFTIETVSCLGACGLAPVVMVNDRVYGQMTPEKVDRLLDELMSNSGDDVNAQPQVERSEAK, via the coding sequence ATGTCACAGGTAACTGAAAAAAGCCAGGATGTTCTTGGCGCAGAGTTGGAGGAACATGCAGGCGGTCAAGCAGGAACCAGGCAGAGGCTATTTGAGAAGGTCAACGAGATACTCTCTAAATATGATAGGGAACCTTCTGCCTTGATATCCATATTACAGGAGGTGCAGGCCGAGTACAGGTATTTGCCTGAGGAAATCATGACATATATCGCTACAGCCTTGGGGATACCCCCATCAAAGGTGTTTGGCGTTGCGACGTTTTATGCCCAATTCTCTCTTGAGCCACAAGGGAGGTACGTCATAAGGATGTGCGATGGAACTGCCTGTCACGTGCGAGGTTCGTCCAAAGTCCTGCAGGCGGTCCGCAAGAAGCTGGGGCTCTCCGGGAAGGAAACAACAACTAGTGACATGCAATTTACCATAGAAACGGTATCATGCCTTGGGGCCTGTGGGCTTGCGCCTGTAGTCATGGTAAATGATAGGGTATATGGTCAGATGACTCCGGAGAAGGTCGACCGGCTTCTTGATGAACTTATGAGTAACTCTGGGGACGACGTCAATGCACAGCCACAGGTGGAGAGGAGTGAGGCAAAGTGA
- a CDS encoding redox-sensing transcriptional repressor Rex — MAAEIKISKQALRRLPLYYRCAVRCRETERQFVSSEEIAREAEVNPVQVRKDLTQLFGEFGKPGVGYNVEQLCTALEELLGFHSRNEAVLVGAGRLGSAIASYPGFAKYGLSIVALFDTDPEKIGTEISGKRVFPMSELPHIIRRLRIQVGIITVPAVQAQSVASELVQSGVRAIWNFAPVTLRVDPGIVVRNEDLAAGLATLFHHVAGSCPINLAAKG; from the coding sequence ATGGCTGCCGAGATAAAGATCTCTAAACAGGCATTGAGAAGGTTGCCTTTATACTATCGTTGCGCCGTAAGGTGCCGTGAGACAGAGCGACAGTTTGTTTCGTCAGAAGAGATCGCGAGAGAGGCGGAGGTCAATCCAGTTCAGGTCAGGAAGGACCTTACCCAGCTTTTTGGAGAATTTGGCAAGCCCGGTGTGGGATACAATGTTGAGCAGTTGTGTACTGCTCTTGAAGAACTCCTAGGTTTTCACAGCCGCAACGAGGCAGTTCTCGTCGGCGCTGGGCGCCTTGGATCCGCCATTGCCAGTTATCCTGGGTTTGCTAAATATGGATTGTCCATCGTGGCCTTGTTCGATACGGACCCGGAGAAAATAGGAACAGAAATCTCTGGTAAACGGGTTTTTCCAATGAGTGAGCTTCCTCATATAATCAGGAGACTCCGGATCCAGGTCGGAATAATCACCGTTCCCGCAGTCCAGGCTCAGTCTGTTGCCTCTGAGCTTGTGCAGTCGGGGGTTAGGGCGATATGGAATTTCGCGCCGGTGACTCTCAGGGTCGATCCAGGAATAGTGGTCAGAAATGAAGATCTTGCGGCAGGTCTGGCTACATTGTTCCATCACGTGGCAGGCTCTTGTCCAATAAATCTTGCTGCCAAAGGCTGA
- the rpiB gene encoding ribose 5-phosphate isomerase B: MRVAIGSDHAGFSLKEDIKRHLATMGVDFEDFGCYSPESVDYPDIAKVVSRGIANGEYERGILICGTGIGMSIVANKIPGIRAALCHDEFSARAARQHNDANILVFGARVIGPGLAADIVEIFLKTDFQGGRHARRVSKIIELEKQCKSVVPD; encoded by the coding sequence TTGAGGGTAGCTATTGGATCTGATCATGCGGGTTTTTCTCTAAAAGAAGACATTAAAAGGCATCTCGCGACCATGGGGGTGGACTTTGAAGATTTTGGTTGCTATTCGCCAGAATCAGTGGACTATCCTGATATAGCCAAGGTGGTCTCCCGTGGCATCGCAAACGGGGAATATGAGCGCGGGATATTGATTTGCGGAACAGGAATCGGCATGTCCATCGTCGCAAACAAAATTCCAGGGATAAGGGCGGCTCTCTGCCATGACGAATTCTCCGCCAGGGCGGCGCGACAACATAATGACGCAAATATCTTGGTCTTTGGCGCCCGGGTCATTGGCCCGGGCCTTGCCGCGGACATAGTGGAGATTTTCCTCAAGACAGATTTTCAGGGGGGACGGCATGCGAGGAGGGTCTCCAAGATAATTGAGCTCGAAAAGCAGTGTAAGTCGGTTGTCCCTGATTGA
- a CDS encoding low molecular weight protein arginine phosphatase, with protein sequence MKRILLICSGNTCRSPMAEAILKKELKKRFGGEYSLEVTSAGIGARPGDPASPHAVTAMAEKGIDISGHKASLATREMVTAADLILTMTVSHKRAILSLAPEARGKVFTLGEFAGKGEQHEISDPFAGSLDDYRKAAAEIEELLQVAIDKLLKG encoded by the coding sequence ATCAAGAGGATTCTTCTGATTTGCTCTGGAAATACATGCCGTAGCCCGATGGCAGAAGCCATTCTGAAAAAAGAGCTCAAAAAACGATTTGGTGGCGAATATAGTCTTGAAGTGACTTCAGCGGGAATCGGTGCCCGGCCGGGTGATCCGGCGTCGCCTCATGCCGTGACAGCCATGGCCGAGAAGGGCATCGATATCTCTGGTCATAAGGCCTCTCTCGCGACGAGGGAAATGGTCACGGCCGCAGATCTCATACTGACCATGACTGTGAGCCACAAGAGGGCTATTCTATCCCTCGCGCCGGAGGCCAGGGGGAAGGTTTTCACCCTTGGGGAATTCGCCGGGAAGGGCGAGCAGCACGAGATCAGCGACCCCTTCGCGGGAAGTCTAGATGACTATCGCAAGGCGGCGGCAGAGATCGAAGAATTGCTCCAGGTGGCGATAGACAAGCTTTTGAAGGGCTGA
- the upp gene encoding uracil phosphoribosyltransferase, translating into MSQVLVIDHPLIQHKLTFIRDKHTGSKDFRDLINEVATLMAYEVTRDFPLEETEVETPICRARTKVIAGRKVGVIAILRAGLGMVDGILKLIPAAKVGHIGIYRDPETLKPVDYYCKLPTDVSERDLILVDPMLATGGSANAAIHFLKERGARNIKLMVLIAAPEGIAAVQRENPDVNIFTAAVDQCLNSHGYIVPGLGDAGDRLFGTK; encoded by the coding sequence GTGTCACAAGTCCTTGTTATTGATCATCCGCTTATCCAACACAAGCTTACCTTTATCCGCGACAAACATACTGGCTCCAAAGATTTCCGCGACCTGATAAATGAGGTCGCTACCCTCATGGCCTATGAGGTAACTCGAGATTTTCCCCTCGAGGAAACAGAGGTTGAGACCCCGATATGCCGCGCAAGAACAAAGGTCATCGCAGGCAGAAAAGTCGGGGTTATTGCTATCCTCAGGGCAGGACTCGGGATGGTGGATGGGATCCTCAAACTCATCCCGGCAGCCAAAGTGGGGCACATAGGAATCTATAGAGATCCAGAGACCCTAAAGCCAGTAGATTATTATTGTAAGTTACCTACGGACGTATCAGAGCGGGATCTCATCTTAGTGGATCCTATGCTGGCCACAGGGGGTTCTGCTAATGCCGCCATACATTTTCTGAAAGAGCGCGGGGCACGTAACATCAAGCTCATGGTCTTGATAGCGGCTCCGGAAGGTATCGCCGCCGTTCAGCGGGAAAACCCCGACGTGAATATCTTCACAGCTGCGGTGGATCAATGTTTGAACTCACATGGATATATAGTCCCGGGGCTCGGAGATGCGGGTGACCGTCTCTTCGGTACCAAATAG
- a CDS encoding undecaprenyl/decaprenyl-phosphate alpha-N-acetylglucosaminyl 1-phosphate transferase, translating into MKYYILALVQSLAIVLVTTPLIRAFALKAGFIDKPSERRVHDHDIPLLGGISVAIGFVVTTLCWLPHDGVVRAILAGGVAILALGVLDDYKKSRGELSAKVKFLGQIVISTLVAIFGVRIQFVTNPFGGMFYLGALSVPITVLWLVSMTNVVNFMDGLDGLATGISAIAAISLFVVASGKGQETSSVLAAALAGATLGFLRYNFNPAKIFLGDAGAMFIGFTLAGVSVIGALKGPATLSLTIPFLVLGVPIFDTAFAIIRRWQQRVPVYVADKGHIHHRLLDMGLSQRQAVLTLYSLTGLLGLSAVLSAKLGIESSYITIVIVAIVLSIFFREFGGYKSRRNQGSSRSQTLS; encoded by the coding sequence ATGAAGTATTATATTCTGGCTCTAGTGCAATCATTGGCCATCGTGCTCGTTACTACACCGCTCATTCGAGCTTTCGCGTTGAAGGCAGGATTCATAGATAAGCCCTCAGAAAGAAGGGTTCATGATCACGACATTCCTCTTCTCGGAGGGATCTCCGTAGCAATTGGATTCGTGGTCACCACGCTCTGCTGGCTGCCTCATGATGGCGTTGTCCGGGCCATACTGGCCGGAGGCGTCGCGATTCTGGCCCTCGGGGTTCTGGATGATTATAAGAAATCCCGCGGGGAGCTTTCTGCAAAGGTGAAATTTCTGGGTCAGATTGTCATAAGCACCCTCGTGGCCATATTTGGAGTCAGGATCCAGTTCGTCACTAATCCGTTTGGCGGAATGTTCTATCTGGGGGCATTGAGTGTCCCCATAACGGTGCTGTGGCTAGTAAGTATGACAAATGTGGTAAATTTCATGGACGGACTCGATGGTCTGGCCACAGGGATCTCCGCAATAGCCGCTATTTCTCTATTTGTTGTGGCATCTGGCAAGGGCCAGGAGACCTCCTCCGTCTTGGCCGCCGCTCTTGCAGGGGCTACCTTAGGTTTCCTGCGGTATAACTTCAACCCGGCGAAGATCTTCCTGGGGGATGCAGGCGCAATGTTCATAGGGTTTACGCTAGCTGGGGTTTCAGTCATCGGCGCTCTAAAGGGCCCTGCGACTCTATCATTGACGATCCCATTTCTGGTCCTTGGCGTACCTATTTTTGATACAGCCTTTGCAATCATCAGGAGATGGCAGCAAAGGGTGCCCGTTTACGTGGCGGACAAGGGGCATATACATCACAGGTTGCTAGACATGGGACTGTCTCAGCGGCAGGCGGTTTTGACCCTGTATTCATTGACCGGGCTCCTTGGTCTCAGCGCTGTCTTGTCAGCTAAATTGGGAATTGAGTCTAGTTATATTACTATTGTAATCGTCGCCATAGTTCTTTCCATATTCTTCCGGGAGTTTGGGGGATATAAGTCGCGGAGGAATCAGGGATCGAGCCGCAGTCAAACGCTCAGTTGA
- a CDS encoding 2Fe-2S iron-sulfur cluster binding domain-containing protein has protein sequence MGKITVDGQVVALNGEQNLLEVIRKAGIDLPTFCYHSELSIYGACRMCLVEVDGGAPVAACSTPPRDGMVVETNTERLRHLRKMILELLLANHSRDCTTCEKNGNCRLQEIARKMGVREIRMGKRDTKLPEDASSVALVRDPNKCILCGDCVRMCEEVQGVGVLDFAYRGSKATVVPAFGKPLAEVDCVNCGQCASVCPTGAIVVKSQVEEAWKAIHDPNKVVVAQIAPAVRVAAGEAFSLPPGEATTGKIVAAMKRIGFDQVFDTCFGADLTVMEETTEFIERVASGGKLPLFTSCCPAWVKFAEQYYPDMVPNISSCRSPHQMFGSVLKKFYARERGLKPENLYVISVMPCTAKKFEARRPEFKTDDAPDVDLVLTTQEFIKMIQEAGISFEDLEPEAFDVPFGFASGAGVIFGATGGVAEAVLRAASDMLTADASPKVEGDGIGQIDKRRGSVGVNYVDVRGMDGLKEATVNVGGHEIKLAVVNGLGRARKLLDAIRRGEAAKYDLVEVMACPGGCVGGAGQPIALESKVKEARAKGLYRLDREEPIRRSQDNPFIKEVYGKWLEKPGSHVAHQALHTSYASRRRIADERIQLLPEKEPCPVDVGVCVGTSCYLKGSYVVLKNLVHLVEASGLSDRVNLHATFCLENCDKGPSVSVNDQIISGVTPERANWIFENLIKPRVGHDCRETPPDKCQKSENSGAKAQS, from the coding sequence ATGGGAAAGATAACAGTTGACGGTCAGGTTGTAGCCCTGAATGGAGAGCAGAATCTGCTCGAGGTGATCCGTAAGGCCGGGATCGATCTTCCAACTTTTTGTTACCATTCAGAGCTTAGCATATATGGTGCCTGTAGAATGTGCCTCGTGGAAGTAGATGGAGGAGCGCCTGTCGCCGCTTGTTCTACCCCTCCTAGAGATGGAATGGTTGTGGAGACAAATACCGAACGATTGAGGCATTTGCGTAAAATGATCTTGGAGTTGCTCCTGGCTAATCATAGTCGCGACTGCACCACATGCGAAAAGAACGGGAATTGCAGACTGCAGGAAATCGCGCGGAAGATGGGCGTTCGTGAGATAAGGATGGGCAAGAGGGATACCAAGCTCCCTGAGGATGCATCGAGCGTTGCCTTGGTGAGGGACCCAAACAAATGCATACTATGCGGAGACTGCGTGCGCATGTGCGAGGAGGTCCAGGGTGTAGGCGTGCTGGACTTTGCCTACCGTGGATCCAAAGCCACAGTTGTGCCTGCCTTTGGCAAACCACTTGCGGAGGTGGACTGCGTAAACTGCGGCCAATGCGCTTCAGTCTGCCCGACTGGCGCAATTGTAGTGAAGTCCCAGGTGGAAGAGGCATGGAAGGCAATTCACGACCCCAATAAGGTAGTTGTGGCCCAGATAGCTCCGGCGGTAAGGGTCGCGGCTGGTGAGGCGTTTTCGCTGCCGCCGGGGGAGGCGACTACGGGCAAGATAGTCGCAGCCATGAAGCGGATCGGATTTGATCAGGTCTTCGATACTTGCTTTGGCGCTGATCTCACCGTAATGGAAGAGACCACGGAATTCATAGAGAGAGTCGCATCAGGCGGAAAGCTCCCTCTGTTCACGTCATGCTGCCCTGCATGGGTCAAGTTCGCCGAGCAATACTATCCTGATATGGTGCCGAACATATCCAGCTGCAGGTCACCGCATCAGATGTTTGGATCCGTGCTGAAGAAGTTCTATGCTAGGGAGCGGGGCTTAAAGCCTGAGAACCTCTATGTGATCTCTGTGATGCCATGTACTGCCAAGAAATTCGAAGCCAGGAGGCCAGAATTCAAGACAGACGATGCGCCAGATGTGGATCTGGTTCTTACAACCCAGGAATTCATCAAGATGATCCAGGAGGCAGGCATCTCATTTGAAGATCTCGAGCCAGAGGCATTTGATGTGCCCTTCGGGTTTGCCAGCGGCGCAGGTGTCATCTTCGGCGCCACTGGAGGCGTAGCGGAGGCGGTTTTGCGGGCGGCTTCCGACATGCTGACGGCAGATGCTTCTCCGAAGGTGGAAGGAGACGGAATTGGGCAGATCGACAAGAGACGTGGTTCAGTAGGTGTGAATTATGTGGATGTGCGCGGCATGGACGGACTCAAAGAAGCAACCGTCAATGTGGGCGGTCATGAGATCAAACTGGCCGTCGTAAATGGCCTCGGCCGCGCGCGCAAGCTTCTGGACGCCATCCGGCGCGGAGAGGCTGCTAAATATGATCTGGTGGAGGTCATGGCCTGCCCTGGAGGCTGCGTTGGAGGGGCAGGACAGCCCATCGCGCTGGAAAGCAAGGTAAAAGAAGCCAGGGCAAAGGGACTCTACCGGCTCGATCGGGAAGAGCCGATAAGACGCTCGCAAGATAATCCGTTTATCAAGGAAGTCTACGGTAAATGGTTGGAGAAACCCGGGAGCCACGTGGCGCATCAGGCGCTTCACACTTCATATGCTTCCAGGAGAAGGATAGCGGATGAGAGGATCCAGCTCCTGCCCGAGAAAGAACCATGTCCTGTGGATGTGGGAGTCTGTGTCGGAACCTCCTGCTATCTCAAGGGGTCATATGTGGTTCTCAAGAATCTGGTTCACCTTGTGGAAGCCTCAGGCTTGTCCGATCGCGTGAATCTGCATGCGACATTCTGTCTTGAAAATTGCGACAAGGGCCCATCTGTGAGCGTGAACGATCAGATCATCTCAGGAGTTACCCCAGAGAGGGCTAACTGGATCTTTGAAAATCTGATCAAGCCCCGAGTTGGACATGATTGCCGGGAGACTCCTCCGGATAAATGTCAGAAATCAGAGAACTCTGGAGCAAAGGCCCAGTCCTAG